The Lytechinus variegatus isolate NC3 chromosome 11, Lvar_3.0, whole genome shotgun sequence genome contains the following window.
AAGGTAATTTTGTTGTAGTTGAACTGAAAAGAAGAATTCAGTTGAAAATGTTATTAAAGCATGTTATTCACGTGTTACTAAACTCAAAAGTGTAATTGAGTCCATTTATTTGCATTTAGAAAGTGCATTAGAGCATGCATGACTTCACCCATTTTCAGGCACGGATCCGGGGGGAGGTCGTGTACCACCAGTTTACAAACTTGGTTCTTGGAAAtgccccccttttttctctctttgtaaaaaaaatccccaaaatattcaattttctggATGCAAAAATGCAGATTgattatctttaaaaatgagGATTCATGCtctgaaaataagtgaaacgaTCATGGAGAAAATATGTGTTGAGTTTTTTAATGGTTCTATTTCAAGAAGactgtaatatatatatattttttttccttaatgcAAATTTGGCAGTGGATGTTGACAGGATACTTAAATTTTAGAAAGGGGAAGAAATAGCCTAGCCCATGCTGGGTCAGAATTGAAAAcgtatatatcctatccactggtagtaaacagtcaaccctcgaatttcctccttattttttatgattttttttaagtgccacacgagtctatgggaaactaATAAGGCCTGTGATACCTGTAGCGGTATTTATGGCCAGTGTGAAGACAGTATTGGAGCGAGGTGCTTGAGCGAAACCCGGGACGTTCAGACTCACTGGTATGGGCGGATAGATGGCATACATAATGCTACAGGTTTCCACATGTGgaccagtgtgtgtgtgtgtaggagtggttttttttttattaaaaaaaaaaatacaaaaagtgcccccccccccacacacacacacccatccgGATCCCCAGACAGACAAAACTGCTACTGCCGTTTGCTCATTCGCGGCGGTAAAAAGTCTGGGCTTTATAAAGTACACATAACACATTTcgcaaaatatgttttaaataatGGACTTTTCATATTTaacacaaaaacaataaaatacacaatTAGTTTTATCGTTGAATATGAGTATATTTATCAGTGTTATTAATTCCTTTCACATCCAGAAGAATATTAATGAGCTCTCCaaagaagagggagagagatagcaGATTTGAAGTCAAACAGACAAACCACTTTGAGCTGTATAGGCATCAAGTTGATACCACTACAATATAATGCAAGGTCAGCCTATATGAATATAATTCTACGAGATGTAGTcctattttatcaaaatgtatGCCCAAAATATAGTGACTTTGTACAAACAAATTTTACAATGTTGCTTGGTTTGGTAGAGAAAGCAACGTCAGGGCTAAGAGTTGGTAACTCCTTGGCCTGGGATTGTATTAACTATTCTTAACATGAAGTTTTACAAGgaatataaataacaaataattacaATTCAGTTTGCACGTTTGTTGCTATTTGGTATAGCTAGCCTCCATTTAGTTAAGAACAACTctgtaacaaaataatattacgCACAAAGTTGTAATCACGTTATATTGTGCCATTTGGTCGAGCTAGAAACGTTGAGAAATaacttttattcttttatgTGCTTCAGTCTCATCAATGAAATCGAATCAACATCAATCCAAACTGTAACGTTAATTCAAATGTTTATCATTAATTTAGTAGGTTTGGAACCGATTTGGTATAACTGTTACATTAAAACGAAGAgtaaaaatacttttaaaaaaaatataatattttccaCTTTACTGTTTGGTATAAGCCGTCACAGTTATGAGCAAAGAGCAACCTGTtctattttttgtctcacctgcgaagcagagtgagactataggcgccgcttttccgacggcggcggcggcgtcaacatcaaatcttaacctgaggttaagtttttgaaatgacatcataacttagaaagtatatggacctagttcatgaaacttggccataaggttaatcaagtattactgaacatcctattaaagtttcatgtcacatgaccaaggtcaaaggtcatttagggtcaatgaacttagaccatgttggaggaatcaacatcgaaatcttaacctgaggttaagtttttgaaatgtcatcataacttggaaaatatatggacctagttcatgaaacttggacataaggttaatcaagtatcactgaatatcctgcatgagtttcacgtcacatgaccaaggtcaaaggtcatttagggtcaatgaactttggccgaattggggatatctgttgaattcccatcataactttgaaagtttatggatatgattcatgaaacttggacataatagtaatcaagcatcactgaatattttgtgcaagtttcaggtctcatgattaaggtcaaaggtcatttagggtcaatgaactttggccgaatcgggggtatctgttgaattaccatcataactttgaaagtttattagtctagttcattaaacttggacatatgagtaatcaaatatcactgaacatcctgtgcgcgtttcaggtcacatgaccaaggtcaaaggtcaatgaactttggccgaattgggtttatctgttgaattaccatcaaaactatgaaagttaatggattttattcatgaaacttgtacataagagtaatcaagtatcactgaacatcctgtgcgagtttcaggtcacatgatcaaggtcaaaggtcatgtatggtcaatgaactttggccatgttggggttttttgttgaataaccatcatatctctgtaagtttattggtctcgttcataaaaagtggacataagagtaaccatgtatcactgaacatcttgtgcgagtattcaaagtcagcactgctgctatattgaaccgcgtgatgcaggtgagacggccataggcattccacttgtttaaaatatatattatgtaaacaATCTGAATCGCTTTTTTAACTGGTTACATTGTTTTATTGGTTATATTTGTTTTTCCTCCGAACGTACCATAAATTCTTTCTCAGCTTTGTGTTTCCATCGGCTGGTTCATGGTATTTAATGGAAGAACCGATGACCATCCTCAtaaccaggtccctcggagaggacctcaAAGCATCCATGCTTTCCTAACACTCAAATTAATTATACCACCATTTACACCGCAGTTCTAGATTAGAAGATGTCATTAAACTCCAGTATCTATTATCACCAGAGGCGTCTATCCATTCTTCGGAGGGGGGGTAgacaaagttttaaaaatgtcCCAAAATGCAATGACAATTTTGTATATTAATGGTATTTTTGCCAAGTTTAATGGATTTAAAGTGCATTACAAtgcttttaaaaacattttttacattgcatattgtaatttttttttttagagttttcTAAAGTATGTATTTGGGGAGGGGACAAATCGATGTGCTTGCgtcgcacccccccccccttcccccttctGTGGGACCAATGCCTCTGATCTTCACTATCGCGGCTACCAATCTCTAATAATGATACACTCAGCAGGATTCTCAATGAGGGAGCATTTTCACCAACGTTTGTCGTCCGCTCAAGGATCAGAAAgtttccttggttttgattggccgaGCAGCACATCTGTTCTTATATCAAGACCCAGTTTCATAAAAGTTTTCCTTGGAGTCTGAACAACAATAGCAAGTTGTCGGTGATGAtaacgggtcgtgtggtccagtggttagagcattggactcataatcgcaacttcgcaaggttgtgagttcgcgtcccaactctgccattgtcccactttgataaaaaggcccaagcgTGATATCTGTCGTCATTATaatgtcagccactatgactgattaacctagacgtcaatgtttccaaggtaattggttataatTTATACCAGCTTGacatttaccagcaaaatgctatcctgccgagttcctatacgggagttaccacaaataGAAACAGGAACTtatatgaaacggtcccctttTCTACGAGGTATTGGTTCGTCgttttacaattttattttcaatgtttttaaatgTCGTTTGGTAAGATATTGTACAGAAGAGCACGAGCCATCAACATGCGACCTTGCTTCAGAATCCGCACCTGTATACGTCCCGACCATTGATGCGCTGCGCCGGTCTGAAGTTGTTCTGCAGCAGAATGGGCGTCTCCGAGTGGTAGGTAAATGCGTGTCGAGTCGTCTCGAAGACACTGCGCAATGCAGACATCTGAAGGAAAAGAGGAAATACATTTGGTGTGAACATGCCTTGGACCAAACTGGGGTAATACATAAAAATGAGATACGGCGGAGGCGATTTTGACATCACTCTTACCGAATGACcgtcgattaaaaaaaaatgaataagtacaAAATTAAGAATGATCGAATGTTGACATGGTTTCAAGAAAAGTGACAAACATTGAAGTAAGTAATGTGAGAAAAAATGGCAACTGATTTCAGATGGGGAGACGGGGATAAAACGAAAGATGAAATGCAAGAttgattaaaaaagaacaacaagTAAAAACACATGACCCCACACATTTTGGCAGAAATGAGAACACCAAAATCATGATCATAACGTTCTTAATTGAAGATTCTCGTTCTTAAATTAAGCCACTGGTGGCAAGACCCTTGCATGCAATCAGCCTGCATTGTTTGAGTGCGCCCTCTCTTACCTGTTCCTGAGATACTGTGATTGGTTGTTTGAAGACTGTCCACGTGACTACTTCGTAGCATGGGGGCGTGGTCAATGAGCCCGGGTAACGGTAGAAGTGTCTCATATTCTTCGGGAATAGTTCATCGAGTTGAAGCGGTTCGGTCAAAAGATGCGACTCGtctacaggtttttttttttttttatagatgaaAGTAAAATAATCGAATGATATAAGACATTTGCAAtcctttttgaaagaaaatattttcacattttatcttaattttgaataaattcctCTCAACGTATAGTTTATTTTTTACTGGgggtttttgttggggggggggcgttgcTTTGTTTTGCTTTGTGTTTTggatttctattttcattcaagTCATACACTCAATCGATAAGTTGATTATTTAATTCCATTTCAACAAGGAAGCTGAATATGCAAAAGAAAAACAGCAACaattaaatattaatatttaacATGTCTGTATTCGTTTACTGAAGAGGGCACTTATTTTTAATCAACCGATTCGGGTAAGATACATAGAATGTACATTTACCTTTATATTGGATGTCTTTGAAATGTTTCACTATTTTTTCAAAAGCTGCATTCCTTTCTCCGATcttcaagtaaaaaaatacaaagtgcaAGTAATGTTAAAATGTTTTGTTACTGCATAATGggtactactactattacaattacaacaacaacaactactactactactactactactactactactactactactactactactactactactactactactactactactgctactactacttctattactacttctactactactactacttctactagtactactactactactactactactactactactactactactactactactactactactactactgctactattacttctactactactactactactactattactactactactactactactactactactactactattactactactactactactactactactactactactactattactactactactactactactactactactattactactactactattactactactactactactactactactactactactactactactattactactactactactactactactactactactactactactactattactactattactactactactactactactactactactactactactactactactactactgctactactactactattactactactactactactactactactactactgctactgctactactattactactactactactactactactactgctactactactactactactactactactactactactactacttctattactattACTGCAAAGAACCATCGGCATTCTCTTGTATGCGTTTTCTCTTGCCACGACCATTTCACTGTCTAGTTCCTGATATTATGTAGCCATCCTGTTTTCTTCCGTCCTGGTCTAGCCTTTCCTTACACTTCTTCTTCTACCGTATAACGGGTAAGGGTCCCTAAAAATATCTGTGATTGTTTATAATGGTCCCAGAATGATATAATCTGATAGGGGCTGATCTAAGACTTATCAGAGACGGTAACACCCCCAATAATTTCCCAGCCTAAAATATGAGAAGCAAAACAAATTACTCTATTCACATCCTTTGACGCCgggggctgccccccccccaaaaaaaagaaataggcctatgaACCTTTCTAttgtctttttcaatttttgttagATATTCCACtcaaccgccccccccccccgatgaaaaaaaaataaagaaaaaaagaggaaataagaaagaaagcgTGACACAAATGACGGTGAAATTCTTTAATACTCTTAtaattcaattgagaaaaaCTATAATGTCATTACACCTTTAGCTCGCCTTGCCccctctataaaaaaaatcatgtctcTGCCCCTGTGTGGACATACATACCTCAATAAAGATACCAATGGCTGCCAAACCGCATGGCGTGTGAAATACACTATCCCCTATCAATGACTGCTGATGGTGCACAATATGCATCTATAGGAACAgaagattaaaaataattatacagcGAATACAAGGAAACGAACGACGCCGAGAATTACCGTATCATAATAATTGTATTAATAAAATTGTCAAGCACAGTCTCTTCTTTcaatctgggctccgtaacataAAGATTAacgatcaattgctaaatgaactgaccaatcaatatcaatgtcaCACGCATTTCGttcaaaatactgaccagggacaaATCAGTGCCGTTCtctcatatttgcaatttatgGCAAACATTTGTGTCACGGAACCCTGGTGTGATTACATTCACACTACACGCACGAGTGTGGGGAAAACTGGAAAACAAAAAGAGGAGAATTAGAAGAAGAAAATGggaaagaagagagaagaaCAAAATATGTTACTCTTTATTAATCCTCAAATTCTATTTGAAAATAGTTCATCCCTCAAAAGTGGATTACAGATGGGGGAGGGTCTTGGGGCCAaagggagaaaatgaaagaaaaacaggGAAAAGGGTGAAATGTTGTATtatattctgaatattatgtcaaaaccCATGATCCAGTATTTTACATTAAAAGCGACTCCTAAAtgtcgtaaataagaaaaaatgaaacatgtacAGTAGTAATGGTAATGTCAGTATGCCACATCATCGTTTCAAAGGCACTCATGCaaacattgtttttctttttacctcCGCGGGATATTTTCTTCGGTCTAACACGTGTTCAGACCCCTGCTCATTGGAGAACCCCCAGTGGAAATGCACCTGATCAGCCACATAGGTTCCCTCAAGTCCACCTCCGCGTAGGGTGTAGTTACCCTCTAACATTAACtccactgaaaaaaaaagaaatcaaattgaaGTGGTAATTTTTAAGacaaagggggaggggagaaaGAAGATATTACTTAATTCTTATGCACCATGGGAAATGGAACAGTACCTGCAATGTCTTAAAAGATTTCGCCGTAATTTAGTTTATGGAACAAAAATAGAGGTTTTCAGTCTTACACAATTGTCTTTCTATGCCTATTCGATGAGAAAAggagtgaaatatatattttgattacttAACAGTATCCTAATTACAAAGATAATTTAACTTCTATCTTTATGTAacttaataatgataaaatataataataataatgatgatgatgatgataataataataatgatgttaaaataataataacaatggtagtaataatgataatcataataataataaaaatgataataataatatc
Protein-coding sequences here:
- the LOC121424150 gene encoding carbonic anhydrase 13-like, with the translated sequence MFTTLKYVIIFMIMLLESQEITALPRLLGGNNPDDDSDEENFRPVIPWNYRADKGPHKWGQMFPYQCAGSMQSPIAIQTINTKRKEWGPLEMNGYGDTNGKRMTLTNIGHTVELMLEGNYTLRGGGLEGTYVADQVHFHWGFSNEQGSEHVLDRRKYPAEMHIVHHQQSLIGDSVFHTPCGLAAIGIFIEIGERNAAFEKIVKHFKDIQYKDESHLLTEPLQLDELFPKNMRHFYRYPGSLTTPPCYEVVTWTVFKQPITVSQEQMSALRSVFETTRHAFTYHSETPILLQNNFRPAQRINGRDVYRCGF